The genome window ACCTAAAGTATATAATGCATCATATATATCTAATACTGCTCCTCCAGGATATCCAAATATTGTGTCTATTTTTAAATCTATTAATGATTTTACAACCATTTCAGCGCCTGATAACAATATCATTGATTACAAGTCCTTTTTAAAACTATTTTGATCATAAAAAATATACAGTTATATGTATGATTATTGTTGTATAGTACATTTTATGTTTAGTAATTATAGTGTATAACGAAACATACAATGATATCCGCCTTTTTAGGCGGATATTTATTAACAATAAAAGATTATTATTTAATAATATTCAATTAATTTTTAGTGTTACGTAACAAGGTATTTAATTCTGTTTTTTTCAAGGTATTTTTATCAACTTTTTTAACGATTACCGCACAGTATAAATTTACATTATAGTGATTTTTAGAAGGTAAAGTACCTGATACTACTACTGATCCTGATGGAACTCTTCCGTAGAATATTTTTCCTGTTTCTCGTTCGTATATTTTTGTACTTTGACTAATATATACGCCCATAGAAATTACTGAATTTTTTTCTATAATAACTCCCTCAACAATTTCAGATCGTGCTCCAATAAAACAATTATCTTCTATAATAGTAGGATTGTTTTGTAAGGGCTCTAATACACCACCGATACCTACTCCTCCAGATATATGTACATTATTACCAATTTGTGCACATGAACCTATAGTAGACCAAGTGTCAATCATAGTATTTTTACCAATGTAAGCTCCAATATTGATAAAGCTAGGCATAAGTACTACATTTTTATCAATAAAAGCACCGAATCTTACTATTGCATTCGGAATTATTCGTATAGAATCTTGAATAAATTGTGATTCATTATAATTTCTATATTTTAATGGTATTTTATCATAAAAAACATTGTTTGATGTTTTTATAATTTTGTTACTTTTAGAATAAAGGTACAATAATACACATTTTTTTATCCATTGATGTGTAATCCATTTTCCATGAATTTTTTCTGCTATTCTAATTATTCCAGAGTTTAACTGTGATATAGTTTGACGGATATACTTTTTTTCATTAGTGGTGATTTTGTAGTCATGTTCTTTTTTTTTTTTTTGAAAGATTTCTTCAATATAATGCTGTATTTTTGTCATCTGAATTATTGACCTGTTAGATTCATACAATTATTTTGTACTATTTTTGTATATTAAATTTTAATATTATTTAAAATAATTGGGTAATTTAATTTATTTAAAGATACAAATATTATTTTTTTTAAGTGTTAAGTATATATATTATGTATTTATAAAAATTTTGGGAATTTTTTCATTTTTTTGGTGTGTGATTACCTCACATCCAGTTTTAGTTACTAAAATTGTGTGTTCATATTGTGCAGATAAACCACCATCATTAGTTTTTATGGTCCAACCATCTTCCATGCATTTTACATATGGTAATTTTTCATTTACCATAGGTTCTATAGTAAATATCATTCCGGTTTGCATAATTATATAATCGTTATGATTGTAAAAATGTAAAATATGTGGAAATTCATGAAAATTTTTTCCTATTCCATGTCCACAATATTCTCTAACTACTGAAAAATTTTTTTTTTCTACATATTTTTGGATAATTTTTCCGATAGTATTTATTCTTACTCCATTTTTTATGCATTTTAAAGATAAATAAAGACTTTTTTTAGTAATTTGACATAAATATTTATTTTTTTTTCTAACAGATCCTACGAAAAACATTTTTGATGCATCAGTGTAGTAATCATTTTTAATGACTGATACGTCTATATTAACAATATCACCATTTTTTAATAATAATTTTTTATCTGAAATTCCATGACAAACAACATCGTTAATAGATATGCATATAGATTTAGGAAAATTTTTGTATCCTAAACAAGCAGGTATAGCATGTTTAACTTTTGTTATATAATAATGACAAATTTTATTAATATCTTCTGTAGAAGCATCTGGTACTATATACGGCTTAATTATTTCTAGTACATTCGCTGTAATTTTTCCAGATATTCGCATTTGTTGAATATCGTATTTGTTTTTTAAAGTATTTTTCATTTTTACGGGTTTGTTTTTTGGTTTATTTTATAAATCTTTATATAAACAATAATAATTTATTTATATAAAAATATTATTTTAAATAAATATTATGTATTTTATTGGAAACACAAAAACGATATCAATAATTTTATTATAATATGATATAATATACATATTACATACATCTTTATGTATTAGAGATTTTCAAGATATGATTCTAAATTTAGTTTTAAATTTATTAAATGTATAATGATTTTTTTTAAAGTAAATATGAAATATTTTGATAAAGATTACTTTATTTTGATATTAACTTATATATTATTATATTAGCATATTTTTTTTTATTTTAAAAATTACAGGAGAATTGTTATGGATGTTCCTTTAATGAAGAATATGATTAAAGCCGGAGTTCATTTTGGACATCAAACACGATATTGGAATCCAAAAATGAAACCTTTTATTTTTGGTACTAAAAATAAAGTACATATCATTAACTTAGAGAAAACATTACCGTTATTGCAATCAGCTACCGCAGCTCTTCAAAAAATTATTCAACGTAATGGTAAAATATTATTTGTAGGAACAAAAAAAGCAGCCAGTGTAGCAATTAAATTAATTGCATTATCATGTCATCAATTTTATGTAAATCATCGTTGGTTAGGAGGCATGCTAACAAATTGGAAAACAGTTAGACAATCTATAAATAAGTTAAAAGATTTAGAAAAGCAATCAATTGATGGTACATTTGACAAATTAACAAAAAAAGAAGTTTTATTAAGAAAACGTTCTTTAGAAAAGTTAGAAAAAAGTTTAGGTGGTATTAAAAATATGGGAGGTTTACCAGATGCAATTTTTGTTATTGATACTATGCATGAACATATAGCTATTCAGGAAGCTAATAATCTAGGAATATTAGTATTTGCTGTAGTAGATACTAATTCTAGTCCGGAGGGTATTAATTATATTATACCAGGTAATGATGATGCAATTAGAGCTATTAATTTATATTTAAGTATATTGTCTAAAGCATTGTCGAAATGTTATAAAACAAAACAAGAATCTTTTCTTTTAAAAAAAAGATTAAAAGAATTATAATTTTAAAAAAGAATATAAATGATATTAATATCAGGTAATTAATATAATGGATATTTCAATACTACAAATAAAACAGTTGCGAGCACAAACCGGTTCTGGATTTATGGAATGTAAAAAAGCTTTACAAAAAGCTAATGGAAATATTGAGAATGCTGTTGACTATTTAAGAACACTAGGAATATGTATTGCGGATAGAAATATTTCACATCATGCTAATTGTGGTCGTATATTTTTATATCAAGATAAAAATTTAGGAGTATTATTAGAATTAAATTCAGAAACTGATTTTGTAGCTAATAATGATGAATTTAAAATTTTTGGGCAAAAAATAGTAGATTATATTGGTACAAAAAAATTATTTAATTTACAGGATATACGTGATTTTTTTAATTCACAAAATATTGCTTTAATTGCTAAAGTACGAGAAAATATTATTATTCGTAGAATCAAATATTTAATAGGTAGTGTTACAAACTCTTATCTTCATTTAGGAAAAATTGGAGTAGTAGTAACAGGAAAAATTTTATCGGATATGAATGATTATAAATATCAATGTTTTAAACATGTCGCTATGCATATTGCTTCTTCTCGTCCATTGTTTTTATTTGAAAAAGATATTCCTCAAGATATTTTGGATCGAGAAACTCAAGTTCAACAAAGCATTGCTAATAAAACTGGTAAAAATTCTTATGTGCTAAAATCTATTGTGAATGGACGTTTAAAGAAGTTTATTAATAATATTACATTAGTGCATCAAAAATTTATCATGGATCCTAAAATAACAGTTGGTGATTTTTTAAATAAAAATTCTATTTCTATACAAGACTTTATATATTTTAAAGTAGGAGAATCCTTATAATTTTATCATATATATTAATATGATTTTATTAAATATATTTTAGTGTAACAAAAGAATTGTATTCATTAATTTTTATTAATAAATATATTAAATGGGTTTTAATCTAAAATTATGAAAAAAAAAAACAAGTATAGTCGAATTTTATTAAAAATTAGTGGAGAATTTTTAAAAAGTGATTCTACATATAACATAAATATTAATTTTATTCATTGTTTAACACAACAAATACAGTTATTAGTACAATCTGATGTTCAAGTTGCTTTGGTAGTAGGTGGAGGAAATTTATTCAGGGGATCTGAATTAACAAAAATAGGTATACGACGAACTATATCAGATCAAATTGGTATGTTATCTACAGTCATGAATAGTTTATTAATTTACGAATTTTTTAAAAAAAGTAATATTAAAGTAAGACTTTTTTCACCTACATCTCTAGAAGGTTTGTGTGAGCGGTATAGATTAGATAAGGTGAATAATGCTCTTGAAAACGGGTATGTTGCTATATTTTGTTTTGGACTTGGTATACCCTTTTTTACTACTGATTCAGCAGCATGTGTTTATGGGATTGATATAAAAGCAGATATTTTTCTAAAAGGAACAAAAGTTAATGGAATTTATTCATCTGATCCATTAATACACCCAAAGGCAAAGTTATATAAAAAATTAAAATATAAAGAAGTATTAAAAAAACAATTAAAAGTTATGGATCATGCATCATTAGTTTTAGCTTATGAACATAAATTACCTATTTTAGTTTTCAATATGTATAATCCAAAAATTTTACATGATATTTTTATGAGTACGAATCATATTGGAACTTTAATTTCTGAATAAATTATATTTTTGAGTTATATAATTATCAAGAGAACAATTAATTATGTTAACTACATTAAAAGAACGTGTTTATATACAAATGGACAAATGCTTTTTATTACTAAAAAAAGATTTAAGCAAAGTTCGTACAAATCGTATTTCTAGCACAATACTAGATGATATCTATATAGAATATTATGGTACTTCTACAGCTTTATCTAAATTATCTCATATAATTATAGAAAATAATAATACATTAAAAATAACTTTATTTGATGTTTCAATAAAGAATACTGTAGAAAAAGCTATTCTTAATTCTAATTTAGGATTGAATCCTGTTTCTACTACTTCTTGCATACGTGTGCCAATGCCAAATTTAACAGAATCTAGAAGAAAAAATCTAATTAAAGTTATCAAACACGATGCAGAAAATGCGCGAATATCTATCCGAAACATTAGACGAGAAGCTAATAGTCGAATAAAAATTTTATTAAAAAACAAAGAAATTAATAAAGATATAGAACAAGATATTAAACAAAATGTTCAGAAAAACACTGATTTGTTCATAAAAAAAATTAATGATATTGTTGAATCTAAAGAAAAAGAATTATTATTAATTTAATTATTTAAAATGTTATTTTTTATAGAATTGCTTATATATAGTTTATATATGTAAAATATTTAAATATAATTGTGTTTTTTAAGTTTATTTATATTTGTATTTTATAAATACAATGGTGATATACAAAATATTTTTATAAATTAATGACTATATTTTTTTAAAAGATGCATGTATTATAAAAAATTTTTATTAAGTATCATAAATACATGATTTAAAATTATCGAACACAATAAAGTTTATATAGGAATATGATGCAAATATGTTATATAAAAAGTTTTTTTTTATATGTTGTATGGTATTTTCTTTTTCTGTTTCGGCTACTAAAATTCAGCATATAAAGCGTGTTTCTATATGCGGTATTAAAAATATATCGAAAAATAGTATATTACGAACATTACAATCTAATTTTTTAAAAAAAAGATCTGTAATGGATGTTTCTAATTTAATTTTATGTTTAAGAAATACTAATCGTTTTATTAAAATAAATACTACTACAGTTAATGATACTTTAATTTTATCGGTTCAAGAGTTTCCTACAATTAACAAAATTAGTTATGTTGGTGTTAATCATATCAAAAATAAAAATATAAATGTTATGTTAAAAAAATTTAATCTTATAGAAAAAGGATTTTTTTGTAGGGTTAATTGTAATAGTTTTTTTTCTATTTTGAAAAAAAAATATGAAAATAAGGGATATTTAAATGCTAAATTTAGATTGATTATAATTCGCAGAACTAATAATACAGTAAATCTAAAAATTATAGTTGATGAAGGAATTCCATCGGTTATATCTAGAATTGATATGAACGATGAAAAAAATTTTTTTAAAAAAAAAATATTTACAGACCTATCTATTTCTAAAACTAATCTTTTATGGAATTTTTTTTCTATTCATCAATATAACAGTATTAAGTTTAAAAATTTATTACGTGAATTACATTCTTTTTACATACGTAATGGATACTTAGATTTTAAAATAAAATCAGTACAGAAGTACTGTTCTACAGATAAAAAAAATATTGTAATTAAAATTAATATTTATACAGGATTACAATATTATATTAAACATGTTTGTTTACATGAATGTGATAAATTATATAATTATTCTATTATAAATCAAGTTCAAAAAAAATTATCACATTCTCTTTATTGTGAATCTACTCTTTACCAGGCAAAAATGTATTTTAAACATATTTACTTGCCATTAGGTATATCAAATACTCGTTTTTTTTTTCATTCTGAAATTAATAAAAATAATCATTCGGTATGTCTGTATGTTGGCGTGGATGTCTTAAAACCGTGCATTATTAATAATGTATATTTTTCTAGAAATTCTAATATAAGTAGTAAGTTCATAAACTGTTATACAAATCATAGTAAACACGATTTTTTTAACGAAAATTATATTATAAAATCTTGTAAAAATTTATTTAAAACCGGATTGTTTAACAGAATTCAAGTATATGTTAAACAACATGCAAATAATAGTAATAAAATTGATATTTTTTATAGTTTTAAGGTATCTACAAATACTAGAACGTTTAATGTATCAACTAACTATGGAAAAGATAGAGGTTTATTATTACAATTACTATTGTTAGATAAAAATTTAATTGGTACTGGAAGTGAATTGTATGTTAGAATTTTGAAAAATTTTGCTGATACTGATGTTAAAATTCATGTATTAAAGCCAGTAGGCTTTTTAAAGAATTTTTTTTTAAAATCTGATATGTTTTATAATTTTGTCCATAAACGTTATTTTTTTGCGCATAAATATATTGATAAATTATTTGGTTTTAGTTCTTCATTATATACTTCAAATTTAAAGCATAAAAAATTTTCTGTATCATTTGAATATGAAAAGATAAAAATTATGTGCAAAACTCCATATATTACACTATATCAGTATTTTTCATCATTGTCGGAAAAATTGCGTTTAAAACCTAACATTAGCGATTTTTTTGTTAATGATTTTTTTATTAAATACATTTTTGATTTTAATAATATTAAAGAAAAAGATTTTTTAAAAAAAGGATGTCATGTAAAACTTATAGGAAAATTTACACTACCTTTTTCCGATAATTTTTATCATAAATTATTTTTCAATGTTAATCAGTATGTTTCTTTGAAGAATATATATAATTCGATATTGCATAATTTTTTAGAATTTGGAACTGGTTTTACGTCGGGTAAATATGTTTTTCCTTTTTATGAAAATTATAAATTTTATAATAAAAAAACAAAAAGTGGATTTCAAGATAATTCAATTGGTCCAACTGCTGTATATTATGAACATAAAAATGATTTAGTTGATGGTCAAGAACATCAAAGTTCATTAAATTTATTTCCTTCTACAAAACATATAGGTGGTAATATATTAGTTCATGCTAATACAGAACTGTTATTCCCTAATATTCATATAGTAAAAAAAATATTCAATATGTTTCAAGCAGGTCTATTTTTAGATGCTGTTAATATTTGGGATACATCTAAAAACAATACTATTCCTTTATATTTAATAAGTAATGAAAATAATATTAAAAATTCTGATTCTGCACATATATCTATAGGTGCTTTTATACGTTGGATGTCTTTTTTCGGCCCTATTACATTTTACGCTTCAGCTCCTTTACATCCATATAATGCTCCCAATAATTGTTTAGATGAGTATGGTATGAATTTTTCTTAATATTTGTATAACACTTATATTAATATTTATCTTAAATATAATAAGTGTTATTTATTATATAAATAAGAGATGAGTCATGACAGATATAAAAAGTATTAAACATGTATTTAATTTAAATGATATTTTACGAATTTTACCTCATCGTTTTCCTTTTTTATTGATAGATCGAATATTAGAGTTTAAAAAAAAATTATATATTTGTGCATTGAAGAATATTACTGCAAATGATTTTTTTTTTTTTGGTCACTTTCCTAAAAAATATATTTTTCCTGGTGTATTAATAGTAGAATCAATTGCTCAATCCAGTGGATTTTTGCTTACATACTCTAAAAAAAATACTACTGTTAATAGTAAAATATGTGGTTTAACTGGAATATATGATACAAGTTTTATTAATCCAGTATATCCTGGTGACCAAATGATAATAAAATCTTGTTTTAAAAAAAAATTAAGTGGTATTTACATATTCAGCGGTATTGTTATGGTCAAAAAAAATATTGTATGTAAATCTACTATATCTTTAGCTTTTTTATAAACTGCTATATATATAAAATTATATATTAAATTAAAATTTTATATATATAGTTATTAAAAGTATAAAAAAACTAATTGTTTATCAAAAATACTACTTATTGCTAGTAAATATGTTGCTGAGTTTATATAAAATGTAATTATTTTTAATATTAGATTTGTATGATCTATCAGTTTTATATACAGAAAAATATTTTATATATATTTAATATATTTAAAATAATTACAGAAATACAATATTTATGTTATCGGAGTATATTTTAATTAACTAATATAAATAACTTTAGGTTATATATGTATTCAAAAAATTTTGTGCATCTTCGAACACATAGTGACTATTCTATGATCGATGGTATGGTAAAACCAGAACAGTTAGTACAACAAGCTAAATTAATGAATATGACATCTTTAGGTATTACTGATGTAAATAATTTACACGGTGTTATTAAGTTTTATTCATCTGCACATCGAGTAGGTATTAAACCAATTATTGGTATTGATATAATGGTTCAATCAAATATTCTCAAGAATACTATATGTCGATTAACTGTGTTAGCCGCTAATAATCAAGGCTATAAAAATATAATTGAGTTGTTATCAGAATCATATAAATTAGGATATAATGATAATTTTGGATTAGTAATTTGTATGAATCATCTATTAAAGTTTAAAAAAGGTGTATTAATTTTATCTGGAGGTATGCAAGGAGATATTGCTAAATGCATATTTAAAAATGATATAAATTTATTGAATCATTGTATTTTGTTCTATAAAAAACATTTTCCAAATAAATATTATTTAGAAATTTCTAGAATTGGTTTACCTCGAGAAGAAGAATATATTACATATATAAAACATATCTCTCATAAATATTCTTTGCCAATAATCGCTACTAACGAGGTATTATTTTTAAAAAAAAATGATTTTTATGTTCATCAAATAAAAGTAGCAATATATAAAAAAACAACTATTACTGATTTAAAATTTGTATATAAATATACAAAGGATCAGTTTTTAAAAAGTCAATATGATATAACTGAAATTTTTCATGACATTCCGGAATCAATAATTAATAGTGTTGAGCTTGCAAAACGTTGTAACGTCATTATTCCATCTGGTTCTTATTTTTTACCTGTTTTTCCTACTCGATCTATGGATCCTTATCAGTTTTTTGTACAACAATCAAGTATCGGTCTGAAATCACGTTTAATAAATTTATTTCCTGATATACACCACAGAAATATAAAAAAAAAAATATATTTTTCTAGATTAAAACATGAGTTATTAATTATAAAAAAAATGGGTTTTGTTAGTTATTTTTTGATTGTTATGGAGTTTATTCAATGGGCAAAAAATCATAATATACCAGTTGGTCCAGGTAGAGGTTCTGGTGCTGGATCTTTAGTATCATTTTCTCTTAATATTACAGAAATAGACCCATTACAATTTGATTTATTATTTGAACGATTTTTAAATCCTGATCGTGTTTCTTTACCAGATTTTGATATTGATTTTTGTATGGAAAAAAGAGATTTAGTTATTGATCATGTAATAAAAAAATATGGTCGTAATTCTGTTTCACAAATCATCACTTTTGGTACCATGGCTGCTAAAGCAGTTATTCGGGATGTAGGTAGAGTTCTTGGCTATCCTTATGGATTAATGAATAAAATTTCTAAATTAGTACCTTTAGATCCTAAAATGACTTTAAAAAAAGCATTTTCTGTACAAAAAGAATTAGTAGATTTATATAATCATAATCACGATATTAAGATATTAATTGATATAGCTAAAAAATTAGAAGGAGTTATTCGTAATATAGGTAAACATGCGGGAGGTGTTGTTATTTCTCCAACTAAAATTTCTGATTTTGTACCTATATTGTGCGATTTTCAAGGAAAGAATCAAGTAACACAATTTGATAAAAATGACATTGAATTTGTAGGTTTAGTAAAATTTGATTTTTTAGGTTTAAAGACTTTAACTATGATTGATATGGTTGTTAACATGATAAATAAAAAATATGTACGTCAAGAAAAACAAAAATTTTTTATTGGTAAAATTAATTTAAAAGATAAGAAAAGTTTTTTTTTATTGAAAAAAGCTGATACTATTTCTGTTTTTCAGTTAGAATCTTTAGGAATGAGAAATCTGATTAAACGTTTACAACCAGATTCTTTTGAAGATATTATTGCTCTAGTAGCTCTTTATAGGCCTGGACCACTACAGTCAGGAATGGTAGATAATTTTATAAATCGTAAAAATGGTACAGAAAAAATCTCGTATCCTGATCATAGATGGCAGCATAAATGTTTAAAACCTATTTTAAAATCAACATATGGAATTATTTTATATCAAGAACAAGTTATGCAAATTGCTCAAGTTTTATCAAATTTTACTCCAAGTGAAGCAGATATTTTAAGACGAGCTATGGCAAAAAAAAATCCTAAAGAAATGATGCAACAAAGACAATTATTTCAATTAGGTGCTTCAAAAAATTCTATAAATTTAAATTTGTCAACAAAGATTTTTGACTTGTTAGAAAAATTTTCTGCGTATGGTTTTAATAAATCACATTCTGCTACATATGCTTTATTAGCATATCAAACATTGTGGCTAAAAGCTAATTATTCTGCTGAATTTATGGCATCGTCTATGACATTAGATATGATGAATACTAAAAAGATAGTTAATCTAATTCATGATGCACGTCGTATGAATTTAAATATTGTTTCTCCTAATATAAATTTTAGCGACTATTTTTTTTCTGTAAATAAATTTGGAGAAATAGTGTATGGTTTAGGAGCAATTAAAGGTTTAGGAAAATCTTCTATTGATATAATTTTAAAAGAAAGAAATAAACCTGTTGGTGTTTTTTCTGATTTTTTAGATTTATGTGTTCGTTTACTTTTAAAAAAAACAACTCGTCATATTTTTGAAATATTAGTAATGTCCGGATCATGTGATTGTTTTAATAAATGTCGTGTTCAATTATTTGATAATATTGGAAAAATGATACAAATTGCTAAAAAAAAAATTTTAGCAATGAAAACTAAACAGGATGATTTATTTCATTTTAAAGATTGTTTTTCTAAGAAAATATTTATTAAAAAAAACAGAAATTTATATACATCTTTTATATATACTAATGAAATAATTTCAACGATTTTAAAGTGGGAGTATGAAATGCTGGGCTTACATCTCACTAGTCATCCTATTAAAAATTTTTTAAAAGAAATACATTATTATACTAAAGGTATAACTTTACATGATTGTTCTTTACTAAGCCAAGATAATTATATCGTTCTTATAGGAATGATTTGGTCTATAAAAATAGCATTTACTAAAAAAAAAAATAAATTTTAT of Buchnera aphidicola (Cinara splendens) contains these proteins:
- the dapD gene encoding 2,3,4,5-tetrahydropyridine-2,6-dicarboxylate N-succinyltransferase yields the protein MTKIQHYIEEIFQKKKKEHDYKITTNEKKYIRQTISQLNSGIIRIAEKIHGKWITHQWIKKCVLLYLYSKSNKIIKTSNNVFYDKIPLKYRNYNESQFIQDSIRIIPNAIVRFGAFIDKNVVLMPSFINIGAYIGKNTMIDTWSTIGSCAQIGNNVHISGGVGIGGVLEPLQNNPTIIEDNCFIGARSEIVEGVIIEKNSVISMGVYISQSTKIYERETGKIFYGRVPSGSVVVSGTLPSKNHYNVNLYCAVIVKKVDKNTLKKTELNTLLRNTKN
- the map gene encoding type I methionyl aminopeptidase translates to MKNTLKNKYDIQQMRISGKITANVLEIIKPYIVPDASTEDINKICHYYITKVKHAIPACLGYKNFPKSICISINDVVCHGISDKKLLLKNGDIVNIDVSVIKNDYYTDASKMFFVGSVRKKNKYLCQITKKSLYLSLKCIKNGVRINTIGKIIQKYVEKKNFSVVREYCGHGIGKNFHEFPHILHFYNHNDYIIMQTGMIFTIEPMVNEKLPYVKCMEDGWTIKTNDGGLSAQYEHTILVTKTGCEVITHQKNEKIPKIFINT
- the rpsB gene encoding 30S ribosomal protein S2, yielding MDVPLMKNMIKAGVHFGHQTRYWNPKMKPFIFGTKNKVHIINLEKTLPLLQSATAALQKIIQRNGKILFVGTKKAASVAIKLIALSCHQFYVNHRWLGGMLTNWKTVRQSINKLKDLEKQSIDGTFDKLTKKEVLLRKRSLEKLEKSLGGIKNMGGLPDAIFVIDTMHEHIAIQEANNLGILVFAVVDTNSSPEGINYIIPGNDDAIRAINLYLSILSKALSKCYKTKQESFLLKKRLKEL
- the tsf gene encoding translation elongation factor Ts, whose translation is MDISILQIKQLRAQTGSGFMECKKALQKANGNIENAVDYLRTLGICIADRNISHHANCGRIFLYQDKNLGVLLELNSETDFVANNDEFKIFGQKIVDYIGTKKLFNLQDIRDFFNSQNIALIAKVRENIIIRRIKYLIGSVTNSYLHLGKIGVVVTGKILSDMNDYKYQCFKHVAMHIASSRPLFLFEKDIPQDILDRETQVQQSIANKTGKNSYVLKSIVNGRLKKFINNITLVHQKFIMDPKITVGDFLNKNSISIQDFIYFKVGESL
- the pyrH gene encoding UMP kinase; its protein translation is MKKKNKYSRILLKISGEFLKSDSTYNININFIHCLTQQIQLLVQSDVQVALVVGGGNLFRGSELTKIGIRRTISDQIGMLSTVMNSLLIYEFFKKSNIKVRLFSPTSLEGLCERYRLDKVNNALENGYVAIFCFGLGIPFFTTDSAACVYGIDIKADIFLKGTKVNGIYSSDPLIHPKAKLYKKLKYKEVLKKQLKVMDHASLVLAYEHKLPILVFNMYNPKILHDIFMSTNHIGTLISE
- the frr gene encoding ribosome recycling factor, with amino-acid sequence MLTTLKERVYIQMDKCFLLLKKDLSKVRTNRISSTILDDIYIEYYGTSTALSKLSHIIIENNNTLKITLFDVSIKNTVEKAILNSNLGLNPVSTTSCIRVPMPNLTESRRKNLIKVIKHDAENARISIRNIRREANSRIKILLKNKEINKDIEQDIKQNVQKNTDLFIKKINDIVESKEKELLLI
- the bamA gene encoding outer membrane protein assembly factor BamA codes for the protein MLYKKFFFICCMVFSFSVSATKIQHIKRVSICGIKNISKNSILRTLQSNFLKKRSVMDVSNLILCLRNTNRFIKINTTTVNDTLILSVQEFPTINKISYVGVNHIKNKNINVMLKKFNLIEKGFFCRVNCNSFFSILKKKYENKGYLNAKFRLIIIRRTNNTVNLKIIVDEGIPSVISRIDMNDEKNFFKKKIFTDLSISKTNLLWNFFSIHQYNSIKFKNLLRELHSFYIRNGYLDFKIKSVQKYCSTDKKNIVIKINIYTGLQYYIKHVCLHECDKLYNYSIINQVQKKLSHSLYCESTLYQAKMYFKHIYLPLGISNTRFFFHSEINKNNHSVCLYVGVDVLKPCIINNVYFSRNSNISSKFINCYTNHSKHDFFNENYIIKSCKNLFKTGLFNRIQVYVKQHANNSNKIDIFYSFKVSTNTRTFNVSTNYGKDRGLLLQLLLLDKNLIGTGSELYVRILKNFADTDVKIHVLKPVGFLKNFFLKSDMFYNFVHKRYFFAHKYIDKLFGFSSSLYTSNLKHKKFSVSFEYEKIKIMCKTPYITLYQYFSSLSEKLRLKPNISDFFVNDFFIKYIFDFNNIKEKDFLKKGCHVKLIGKFTLPFSDNFYHKLFFNVNQYVSLKNIYNSILHNFLEFGTGFTSGKYVFPFYENYKFYNKKTKSGFQDNSIGPTAVYYEHKNDLVDGQEHQSSLNLFPSTKHIGGNILVHANTELLFPNIHIVKKIFNMFQAGLFLDAVNIWDTSKNNTIPLYLISNENNIKNSDSAHISIGAFIRWMSFFGPITFYASAPLHPYNAPNNCLDEYGMNFS
- the fabZ gene encoding 3-hydroxyacyl-ACP dehydratase FabZ, which produces MTDIKSIKHVFNLNDILRILPHRFPFLLIDRILEFKKKLYICALKNITANDFFFFGHFPKKYIFPGVLIVESIAQSSGFLLTYSKKNTTVNSKICGLTGIYDTSFINPVYPGDQMIIKSCFKKKLSGIYIFSGIVMVKKNIVCKSTISLAFL